The genome window ATAACGTAGCCCGCTTCGGGCTCCACGGTTTTGGCGTCTTCGGTGCCAGGAACTTTGCTCCAGTACAGGCCTTTGTGCTCCAGCAGCACCACGGGGTTGGGGTCGAGGAAGGCGGCGCGCAACAGGCCCTTCATATCGGCGGCGTTGCTGGGGTATACCACCTTAATGCCCCGGATGGTGAGCAGGGTGCTTTCTACGGAGCCCGAGTGGTAGGGCCCCCCCCCACCGTAGGCGCCCACCGGCACCCGAATCAGGCTCTGCACCGGAAACTTGCCGTTGGAGAGGTAGCAGGATTTGCTTAATTCCTCCACCAGCTGGTTGAGGCCGGGCCAGATGTAGTCGGCAAACTGAATTTCGACAATGGCTTTAGCCCCCACGGCGCTCATGCCGGCGGTGCTACCCACTATGTAGGCCTCCTGAATGGGCGTGTTGAACACGCGGGCGTCGCCGTACTTTTTGGCTAGCAGGGCCGCCTCCCGGAACACGCCGCCCAGCTCGCCGCCCACGTCCTGACCATAGAACAAGGCCTCCGGAAATTCGCGCAGAATGTCATCTACCGCGTGCAGGGCCGCATCCACCATCAGGGCTTTGTCGGCGCCGGCGGGACTGCGCTGCCCGGTTTCCTTTGTCACGGCCGGCGGAGCAAACTCGTGGTCGGCGAAGGTAGCCGGGTCGGGATTGGGTGCGGCCAAGGCCCGTTCGTAGTCGGCCTGCACGGTAGCGCGGGCTTCGGCCCCCAGCTCCTGCAAGTCGGCTTCCTCAAAACCCAGTTCCAGGAGTTGTTGATGAAAGCGGGGCAGCGGGTCCTGGAGGGTATGCTGGGCGAGGTTGTCGCCGCGGTACCACTCCCGACGCACGCCGCTGGTGTGGTGGCCCAGTAGCGGGCACTTGGCGTGCACCAGCACCGGCCCGCGCCGCTGGCGCACGTAGTCAGTGGCCTGCTGCATACCGGCGTAGCTAGCCAGAAAATCGGCCCCATCGAACTGCAAGCGGTGCAGCCCTTTAAAGCCGGCGGCAAATTCATAGGCATCCATGGCGCGCATTTCCCGGCTAGTGGCCGAAATGCCCCAGTCGTTGTCTTGCACCAGATAGATAATGGGTAACTGGTGCAGCACGGCCATTTGCAGGGCCTCGGCTACCTCGCCCTCCGTCATGGCCCCGTCGCCGATGGAACATAGCACCACGGGCGGCATAGCGGGGGTAGCCACGGCCGAGCCCGAGCCCACTGGCGGCAGCCCCTGCCCTTCCAAGTACTTGATGCCGTGCGCCATACCGGTAGCCGGAATGGCCTGCATGCCGGTGGCGGAGCTTTGGTGCGGGATGGTGGCCACGCCCGCCCGGCGCAGGGAGGGGTGACTATAGTAGGTGCGGCCGCCCGAGAAAGGGTCGTCGCGCTTGGCCATGAGCTGGAGCATCAGCTCGTAAGGCTCCAGGCCCAGGCCCAGCAGCAAGGCGTCGTCGCGGTAGTAGGGCGCGGCGTAGTCGTGGGGCGTGAGGTGGAAGGCGGCGGCCAGCTGAATGGCCTCGTGGCCGCGGGCCGTGGCGTGCACGTAGCGGGCCGTAACGGCCTTGTTTTCTTCGTAGAGGCGGGCCAGCTCATCGGCCGTGCGCATCAGGCGGTAGGCCCGGCGCAGGGTGTTGCGGCCCGGGCGGGCAGTCGTGAAATCGGATTCCAGGGTCGGGGCGGGTTGCGAGAACATGGATGGGGGTGGGTTTACCGGCGAAATTACGCAATGAATAAGTGGCAGGAAGAATTCCCGGCGGGGTTTCACCACGTGGGCGCAGGCATTTTCCCTCTTGGCCTTCTACCTTCGCGGCATGCTTGCTTCTCTTACCCTCTCGGCCGCTACGGAAACCGATCTGCCCGACCTGCTCCTGCTGGTGAACCGCGCCTACCGCGGCGATGCCTCCCACCAGGGCTGGACCACGGAGGCCCACTTGCTGGATGGGCAGCGCACCGACGCCGAGGATGTGCGGGAGCTGCTGCAGGCGCCGGGCGCTACCTTTCTGCTGGCCCGCAGCCCCGAAGGCCAGTTGCTGGGCAGCGTATACCTAAAGGCCCAAATGCCCGACCTCTACCTGGGTATGCTCTCCGTGGAGCCGGCCCAGCAAGCCCGCGGCCTGGGCAAGTTTCTGCTGGCTGCCGCTGAAAACCACGCCCGGCAGCTGGGCTGCACCAGTATCCTGATTTCGGTGATTTCCGTGCGCGACGAGCTGCTGGCCTGGTACGAGCGCCACGGCTTCCAGCGCACCGGCGAAACCGCGGCTTTCCCCACCGATACCCGCTTCGGCATTCCGCGGCAGGAACTGGAGCTGCTCTTGCTGCGCAAGCCTCTAGGCGCAGAGTAAGGGCCGTTTTGCTGCACTATTACACGTTGTTCTATCAACTGTGTTCCCTTTGATGCATGTGAGAAATAATCATGTAGAAGTAAGCTTGGAGATTCGTGACTTCGATGATATTTCACTTGAAGAACTTAGCGCTATTTTGGGTATGCAACCGAGCAAGTTTTATCGAAAAGGAGAAAAAACAGGTTCGAGCGCTATCAAGTCTCCTATAAATCGATGGCTAGTCCACGCCTACACGGACCAAAAATCATTGCCTGACTTTGAAGAACAGATGGATACGTTACTAGCAATAGTAACAGCCCGGCAAGAAGCTTTCATTGCACTCTGCCACCGATATACCTGTGAAATTAAATGTGCAGTGAATATTTATTTCCGCAATGGAGAAAGTATTCCCAGCGTCCATTTGGAAAGTCGCCACCGCGACCTGCTGCATTTGCTGCGGGCTGAATTCGATGTAGACATATATTGCTTTTCGAAGCATCCGCCTAGGCTGAGAGGATAGCTTGTCTTCTTTCATTCCCAGTATCCTTCTAAAACGCGAGCTTTCCAAACGCGGCATAACTCCTACCTTTGCGGCCTAAAAATTGCAACGGTCCTACCTCCTATTTTAGGTTGGTTGGCCGTAATGGTCCGCGCCAGTTTCCTAAGCATGCACAGTTCCCCATTAGCCTTTCCTACCCCCACGTCCCAGCCGCGCTTCC of Hymenobacter sublimis contains these proteins:
- a CDS encoding DUF4279 domain-containing protein, whose translation is MRNNHVEVSLEIRDFDDISLEELSAILGMQPSKFYRKGEKTGSSAIKSPINRWLVHAYTDQKSLPDFEEQMDTLLAIVTARQEAFIALCHRYTCEIKCAVNIYFRNGESIPSVHLESRHRDLLHLLRAEFDVDIYCFSKHPPRLRG
- a CDS encoding GNAT family N-acetyltransferase codes for the protein MLASLTLSAATETDLPDLLLLVNRAYRGDASHQGWTTEAHLLDGQRTDAEDVRELLQAPGATFLLARSPEGQLLGSVYLKAQMPDLYLGMLSVEPAQQARGLGKFLLAAAENHARQLGCTSILISVISVRDELLAWYERHGFQRTGETAAFPTDTRFGIPRQELELLLLRKPLGAE
- a CDS encoding alpha-ketoacid dehydrogenase subunit alpha/beta, with translation MFSQPAPTLESDFTTARPGRNTLRRAYRLMRTADELARLYEENKAVTARYVHATARGHEAIQLAAAFHLTPHDYAAPYYRDDALLLGLGLEPYELMLQLMAKRDDPFSGGRTYYSHPSLRRAGVATIPHQSSATGMQAIPATGMAHGIKYLEGQGLPPVGSGSAVATPAMPPVVLCSIGDGAMTEGEVAEALQMAVLHQLPIIYLVQDNDWGISATSREMRAMDAYEFAAGFKGLHRLQFDGADFLASYAGMQQATDYVRQRRGPVLVHAKCPLLGHHTSGVRREWYRGDNLAQHTLQDPLPRFHQQLLELGFEEADLQELGAEARATVQADYERALAAPNPDPATFADHEFAPPAVTKETGQRSPAGADKALMVDAALHAVDDILREFPEALFYGQDVGGELGGVFREAALLAKKYGDARVFNTPIQEAYIVGSTAGMSAVGAKAIVEIQFADYIWPGLNQLVEELSKSCYLSNGKFPVQSLIRVPVGAYGGGGPYHSGSVESTLLTIRGIKVVYPSNAADMKGLLRAAFLDPNPVVLLEHKGLYWSKVPGTEDAKTVEPEAGYVIPLGKAAVAQEADATKLRQGETCVVITYGMGVHWAKTASKQFPGQVEILDLRTLNPLDWEAVQAAVRRHGKALMLTEEPLLNSFAESLAGRIQRHCFQQLDAPVFTLGAANLPAIALNVELEKQMLPNPDKVAATLAELLGY